One Alkalicoccus halolimnae DNA segment encodes these proteins:
- a CDS encoding response regulator, producing MEKYQRLIYDRIEENLHRWKQQGKVEEPELYRFFHNLKGTAGTIGMKSIHDAAAENLNSLDEHSPKVWSEAEWHELFQVILPDLTYTEMPSKESPLKKPLVLIVDDEAEFAAYLKDMLQDNGYEAVIAVDGGKGIELFYKLHPSLVILDYFLPEEGHAGIFEQMVKKARQEFTPVIALSASADNKHKIRAYDMGITDFLGKPINKELFLPFLNNRLEMKERIRASSLVDELTGAGNLRFMDQELAANKERLQRGEMERCTMLLFSLRGFRNVNETFGYEAGDAALTHFVHCIDQSFRDGDAIFRIHERKFALLLPQTAKARAQELTKQLRAHLHRSPVPQHPDLSLQFSAVEVEVTDAAALSREILTEAERLLWEASSAGKQMKKQENPDSSERHVLNVITVDDDEVVRDMMKHYLSRRTTLGGKTIRFRSYEDGEAFLESDWYREGEAFFILLDRMMPKIDGIEVLKKIRQSYPKEGILISMLTARKSEAEVARALELGADDYMLKPFRVREIIARMERFVERVF from the coding sequence ATGGAGAAGTATCAGCGTCTCATCTACGACAGAATTGAAGAGAACCTTCACCGCTGGAAGCAGCAGGGAAAGGTGGAAGAACCGGAACTGTACCGCTTTTTTCACAATTTGAAAGGCACAGCCGGGACAATTGGCATGAAAAGCATTCACGATGCGGCGGCGGAGAACCTGAACTCATTGGACGAACATTCGCCGAAAGTCTGGAGCGAAGCAGAATGGCACGAGCTGTTTCAGGTGATATTACCAGATCTTACATATACAGAGATGCCTTCAAAAGAAAGCCCCTTAAAAAAACCGCTCGTGCTGATCGTGGACGATGAAGCCGAATTTGCCGCCTATTTAAAGGACATGCTTCAGGATAACGGATACGAAGCCGTCATTGCGGTCGATGGAGGAAAGGGGATTGAGCTTTTTTACAAGCTGCATCCGTCCCTTGTTATTCTTGATTATTTCCTCCCGGAAGAAGGGCACGCCGGTATATTTGAACAGATGGTAAAGAAGGCGAGGCAGGAGTTCACACCGGTGATCGCTCTGAGTGCTTCGGCTGACAATAAACATAAGATCCGTGCTTACGATATGGGGATCACCGATTTCTTAGGCAAACCGATTAATAAAGAATTGTTCCTTCCTTTTTTAAACAACCGCCTGGAGATGAAGGAGAGGATTCGCGCCTCCTCGCTCGTGGACGAACTGACGGGAGCAGGCAATCTTCGATTTATGGATCAGGAACTAGCTGCCAATAAAGAACGGCTGCAGCGCGGAGAAATGGAACGTTGTACAATGCTCTTATTTTCGCTTCGCGGCTTTCGAAACGTGAACGAAACGTTTGGTTACGAGGCCGGGGATGCGGCCCTTACCCATTTTGTTCACTGTATAGATCAATCCTTTCGTGACGGAGACGCCATTTTCCGGATTCATGAACGAAAGTTTGCTTTACTCCTTCCCCAGACGGCAAAAGCCCGGGCTCAGGAATTAACGAAGCAGCTGCGTGCGCACCTCCACCGTTCACCGGTACCTCAACATCCGGACCTTTCCCTGCAATTTTCCGCCGTGGAAGTGGAAGTAACGGACGCTGCAGCTCTCTCAAGAGAAATCTTAACAGAAGCGGAGCGGCTTCTCTGGGAAGCTTCATCTGCGGGTAAGCAAATGAAAAAACAGGAGAATCCGGACAGTTCCGAACGCCATGTGCTCAACGTCATTACAGTTGATGACGATGAAGTAGTCCGCGACATGATGAAGCATTACCTTTCCCGCAGAACAACGCTCGGCGGGAAAACGATCCGCTTTCGAAGCTATGAGGACGGAGAAGCTTTTCTGGAGAGTGACTGGTACCGGGAAGGAGAGGCTTTCTTTATTCTGCTTGACCGGATGATGCCAAAAATAGACGGAATCGAAGTCCTTAAAAAAATCCGGCAGAGCTATCCGAAAGAAGGGATCCTGATCTCAATGCTTACAGCAAGGAAAAGTGAAGCAGAAGTGGCCCGGGCTCTTGAACTCGGAGCAGACGATTACATGCTGAAAC